The following proteins are co-located in the Bordetella bronchialis genome:
- a CDS encoding LysR family transcriptional regulator, whose translation MLNTALKYFLEVVNNGSLTVAAQALHVAPSAVSRMIRKLEAEYDTVLFDRHARGMVLTESGQLLASYARRAHMDAERARSDVRDLSQVGQRLVKISANQAFGRELLPRLIGEFRKTEPSVHFELNILQSEEINRRVREGKDDIGVSYSLSAPEGVQIQHVGILPVCAVMAPDHPLARRGTVSMQEVADYPVALMGHGSTIRFIVDLCCMHEGIDLNVVMTSNNMGALQNLSRNYGAIIFGSRLTVLAGIQRKELVAVPLTNTDLHQRHFHIQTMLGRELPSSVARIVQAIVRDVTLAA comes from the coding sequence ATGCTGAACACCGCACTCAAGTATTTCCTGGAAGTCGTCAACAACGGATCCCTGACGGTCGCCGCGCAGGCGCTGCACGTGGCGCCGTCGGCGGTCAGCCGCATGATCCGCAAGCTGGAAGCCGAGTACGACACGGTGCTGTTCGACCGCCATGCGCGCGGCATGGTGCTGACGGAATCCGGACAGCTGCTGGCCAGCTACGCACGGCGCGCCCACATGGATGCCGAACGGGCCCGTTCGGACGTGCGCGACCTGAGCCAGGTCGGCCAGCGCCTGGTGAAGATTTCCGCGAACCAGGCCTTCGGCCGCGAACTGCTGCCGCGCCTGATCGGCGAGTTCCGCAAGACCGAGCCCAGCGTGCATTTTGAGCTGAACATCCTGCAGTCGGAGGAAATCAACCGGCGGGTGCGCGAGGGCAAGGACGACATCGGCGTGAGCTATAGCCTGTCGGCGCCGGAAGGCGTGCAGATCCAGCACGTCGGCATCCTGCCGGTATGCGCGGTGATGGCGCCGGATCATCCGCTGGCGCGGCGCGGCACTGTATCCATGCAGGAAGTCGCGGACTATCCGGTGGCCCTGATGGGCCATGGCAGCACCATACGCTTCATCGTCGACCTGTGCTGCATGCACGAAGGCATCGACCTGAATGTGGTGATGACCAGCAACAACATGGGCGCCTTGCAGAACCTGAGCCGCAACTACGGCGCCATCATCTTCGGCAGCCGGCTGACGGTGCTGGCGGGCATCCAGCGCAAGGAACTGGTCGCCGTCCCGCTGACCAACACCGACCTGCACCAGCGGCATTTCCATATCCAGACCATGCTGGGCCGCGAGCTGCCGTCCAGCGTCGCGCGCATCGTGCAGGCCATCGTGCGCGACGTCACGCTGGCGGCCTAG
- a CDS encoding M81 family metallopeptidase: MSASMQGTSTSTTAPRVAVLGFHLESNAFAPVSVEDDFRAQCWEEGERISALARQVSHLPSELPGFYQRMDALGPWQPLPLIVIGAPPGGPASAAVWATFLRETRARLQAVLPVDAVYVANHGASSAEGEDDTEAALATMLRQLVGPGVPIVATHDLHANVSAATMESLDALIGYRTNPHVDQRERAAEAADLLHEMLGGMKTATAHIRLPLTPPSVTLGTREGPYADLIARAQACMAPAGQGPIANVSVLGGFVFSDLPKCGLTVNVTARGDLAAARRTALALARAAWQDRHRYVPDMIEVDRAVALAAASAMPLLFADVADNPGGGGRGNTSWLLAAFHQARIPDTVLGVFVDPALAAQAHALGEGASFDAVFNRQESEFSRRFQARARIVRLTDGEGEGRRGVMRGRKFSLGPSVLLELEDSGLRVIVGSLRRQLAEPRIVEMHGIDIASVKNLIVKSRGHYRAGFDEFFTPERIHDVDSPGLTTPNLKRVGFRRLPRPVWPLDADAVWREPDWAADLAPEG; this comes from the coding sequence ATGAGCGCATCCATGCAAGGCACCAGCACGAGCACAACCGCGCCGCGCGTCGCCGTGCTGGGTTTCCACCTGGAGTCCAACGCCTTCGCGCCGGTCTCCGTGGAAGACGATTTCCGCGCCCAATGCTGGGAAGAGGGCGAGCGCATCAGCGCGCTGGCGCGGCAGGTCAGCCACCTGCCCAGCGAGCTGCCCGGCTTCTACCAGCGCATGGACGCCCTGGGACCCTGGCAACCGCTGCCGCTGATCGTCATCGGCGCGCCGCCGGGCGGTCCGGCCAGCGCCGCGGTGTGGGCCACGTTTCTGCGCGAGACGCGCGCGCGGCTGCAGGCCGTGCTGCCCGTGGACGCCGTGTACGTCGCCAACCATGGGGCCTCGTCGGCCGAAGGCGAGGACGATACGGAGGCGGCCCTGGCCACCATGCTGCGGCAATTGGTCGGGCCCGGCGTGCCCATCGTCGCCACGCATGACCTGCATGCGAATGTCTCCGCCGCGACCATGGAGTCACTGGACGCGCTGATCGGCTATCGCACCAATCCCCACGTCGACCAGCGCGAGCGCGCGGCCGAAGCCGCCGACCTGCTGCACGAGATGCTGGGCGGGATGAAGACCGCCACCGCCCATATCCGGTTGCCGCTGACGCCGCCGTCCGTCACCCTGGGCACCCGCGAAGGACCCTACGCCGACCTGATCGCGCGGGCGCAGGCATGCATGGCGCCCGCCGGGCAGGGTCCCATCGCCAATGTGTCGGTGCTGGGCGGTTTCGTCTTTTCCGATCTGCCCAAGTGCGGCCTGACGGTGAACGTGACCGCGCGCGGCGACCTGGCGGCGGCGCGGCGCACCGCGCTGGCCCTGGCGCGTGCCGCCTGGCAGGACCGCCATCGCTACGTGCCGGACATGATAGAGGTGGACCGCGCCGTGGCGCTGGCCGCCGCATCCGCGATGCCGCTGCTGTTCGCCGACGTGGCGGACAATCCCGGCGGCGGTGGGCGCGGCAATACGTCCTGGCTGCTGGCGGCGTTCCACCAGGCGCGCATCCCGGATACGGTGCTCGGGGTGTTCGTGGATCCCGCCTTGGCCGCGCAGGCGCATGCGCTGGGCGAGGGCGCCAGCTTCGACGCCGTCTTCAACCGCCAGGAATCCGAGTTTTCCCGGCGCTTCCAGGCGCGCGCCCGTATCGTCCGGCTGACCGATGGCGAAGGCGAGGGACGGCGCGGGGTCATGCGCGGCCGCAAGTTTTCCCTGGGGCCCAGCGTGCTGCTGGAACTGGAGGACTCCGGCCTGCGCGTCATCGTGGGCAGCCTGCGCCGCCAATTGGCCGAACCCCGCATCGTGGAAATGCACGGCATCGACATCGCCAGCGTGAAGAACCTGATCGTCAAAAGCCGCGGCCATTACCGCGCGGGCTTCGACGAGTTCTTCACGCCGGAACGCATCCATGACGTGGACAGCCCGGGCCTGACCACGCCCAATCTGAAACGCGTGGGCTTCCGCCGCTTGCCGCGGCCGGTGTGGCCGCTGGATGCCGACGCCGTCTGGCGCGAGCCCGACTGGGCGGCGGATCTGGCGCCGGAAGGATAG
- a CDS encoding ABC transporter substrate-binding protein, with protein MDRRQFLITTGASAATLALPGYLRAAPRVEFRWIPQTDLTLLDPTFTTATITQNHAQMVFDTLYGMDNDYQPHPQMAAGHEMDADGLRWVITLREQLVFHDGSPVRAQDAIASLHRWALRDLMGKSLMSATAELTALNDKQLQFKLKKPFPLLLHALGRQTGSMAAIMPERLAKGPDDKPVTEMIGSGPFRFVREQWVSGSRVVYEKFAGYVPRKDSFPPQFSAGPKIAHMDEVRWNVVPDRATAIAALQAHEVDGVEAVDNDFIGMLKADPSITLVKRSLPTVAILRFNHLQPPFDNVLMRRAVLASINQTDYMTAMNGTEFKEYWTDRMGVFVEGTPMATEAGLDKLTGKRDLDKVRADLKAAGYKGETIVLLDPADFPAYHAAALVTADLFKRIGLNVDVQTMDWGTAVQRRNNQDPPSKGGWNVAFTGLTGPNNLDPAGHLALRGNGKAAWWGWPDSPRLEQLRQDWFNAPDLATQKKICEQIQLQVIEDVPYIPLGATYQVSAVGSEWKDFQPQLPLFYTVHKA; from the coding sequence ATGGACCGCAGGCAATTCCTGATCACCACCGGCGCCAGCGCGGCGACCCTGGCCTTGCCGGGCTATCTGCGCGCGGCGCCGCGCGTCGAGTTCCGCTGGATTCCGCAGACCGACCTGACCTTGCTGGATCCGACCTTTACCACGGCGACCATCACGCAGAACCACGCGCAGATGGTCTTCGATACGCTGTACGGCATGGACAACGACTACCAGCCGCATCCGCAGATGGCCGCCGGCCACGAGATGGACGCCGACGGATTGCGCTGGGTGATCACGTTGCGCGAGCAACTGGTGTTCCATGACGGCTCCCCCGTGCGCGCCCAGGATGCCATCGCCAGCCTGCATCGCTGGGCCCTGCGCGACTTGATGGGCAAGTCCTTGATGAGCGCCACCGCGGAACTGACGGCGCTGAACGACAAGCAGCTGCAGTTCAAGCTGAAGAAGCCTTTCCCCCTGTTGCTGCACGCGCTGGGCCGGCAGACGGGCAGCATGGCCGCCATCATGCCCGAGCGCCTGGCCAAGGGGCCCGACGACAAGCCCGTGACGGAAATGATAGGCAGCGGCCCGTTCCGTTTCGTGCGCGAACAGTGGGTGTCCGGCTCGCGCGTGGTCTACGAAAAGTTCGCCGGCTATGTGCCGCGCAAGGACAGCTTTCCGCCGCAGTTCAGCGCCGGTCCCAAGATCGCCCACATGGACGAGGTACGCTGGAACGTCGTGCCGGACCGCGCCACCGCCATCGCCGCCCTGCAGGCGCACGAGGTCGACGGCGTCGAGGCCGTGGACAACGACTTTATCGGCATGCTCAAGGCCGATCCCTCCATCACCCTGGTCAAGCGCAGCCTGCCCACGGTGGCGATCCTGCGCTTCAACCACCTGCAGCCGCCCTTCGACAACGTGCTGATGCGCCGCGCGGTACTGGCCTCGATCAACCAGACCGACTACATGACGGCCATGAACGGCACCGAGTTCAAGGAGTACTGGACCGACCGCATGGGCGTGTTCGTCGAGGGCACGCCCATGGCCACCGAGGCCGGCCTGGACAAGCTCACGGGCAAGCGCGACCTGGACAAGGTGCGCGCCGACCTCAAGGCGGCCGGCTACAAGGGCGAGACAATAGTGCTGCTGGACCCGGCGGATTTTCCGGCGTACCACGCCGCGGCCCTGGTGACCGCGGACCTGTTCAAGCGCATCGGCCTGAACGTGGATGTGCAGACCATGGATTGGGGCACGGCGGTGCAGCGGCGCAACAACCAGGATCCGCCGTCCAAGGGCGGCTGGAACGTCGCCTTCACCGGCCTGACGGGGCCCAATAACCTGGATCCCGCCGGCCATCTGGCGCTGCGGGGCAACGGCAAGGCGGCCTGGTGGGGCTGGCCCGACAGCCCCAGGCTGGAGCAGCTGCGGCAGGATTGGTTCAACGCGCCCGACCTGGCGACGCAGAAGAAGATCTGCGAACAGATCCAGCTGCAGGTCATCGAGGACGTGCCCTATATCCCCCTGGGCGCGACCTACCAGGTCAGCGCGGTGGGATCGGAGTGGAAGGATTTCCAGCCGCAGCTGCCGCTGTTCTATACCGTCCACAAGGCCTGA
- a CDS encoding LysR family transcriptional regulator — protein METRHLRYFLAVVDHGSVSRAADWLGLAQPALSQALARMEKELGVRLFDRSRRGAEPTAAARAILEDVRASVARIDAAAARARDIGRGSAGQLTVGLVSSALFDTLPRALRQMRERAPGVRVILREMSNAEQAQALQNGEIDIGLMHTPVAVGGRMRERQLLRDRLVAAVPDEFPVAADGTVRLAQIAAAGLVLFPRTQLPVLYESILDAMRKAGHEPWVAQEANRTLTVLACVAGGCGVGLLPSWIRSLDFRGVRFCEVADGQELPSFDLSAIWPARSVPTLADLFASLDLGPHPASG, from the coding sequence ATGGAAACCCGCCACCTTCGCTATTTCCTGGCCGTCGTGGACCACGGCAGCGTCAGCCGCGCGGCGGACTGGCTGGGGCTGGCCCAACCGGCGCTCAGCCAGGCCCTGGCCCGCATGGAAAAGGAACTGGGCGTGCGCCTGTTCGACCGCTCGCGCCGGGGCGCGGAACCGACCGCGGCCGCGCGCGCCATCCTGGAGGATGTCCGCGCCAGCGTCGCGCGCATCGACGCCGCCGCCGCCCGCGCCCGCGACATCGGCCGCGGCAGCGCCGGCCAGCTGACGGTGGGGCTGGTGTCGTCGGCGCTCTTCGACACCTTGCCGCGCGCGCTGCGCCAGATGCGCGAACGCGCGCCCGGCGTGCGCGTGATCCTGCGCGAAATGAGCAATGCCGAACAGGCGCAGGCCCTGCAGAACGGGGAGATCGACATCGGCCTGATGCATACGCCGGTGGCGGTGGGCGGCCGCATGCGCGAGCGCCAGCTGCTGCGCGATCGCCTGGTGGCCGCCGTGCCCGACGAATTCCCCGTCGCCGCGGACGGCACGGTCAGGCTGGCGCAGATCGCCGCCGCCGGCCTGGTGCTGTTTCCGCGCACGCAGCTGCCCGTCCTGTACGAATCCATCCTGGACGCCATGCGCAAGGCCGGCCACGAACCTTGGGTGGCGCAGGAAGCCAACCGCACCCTGACGGTGCTGGCCTGCGTGGCCGGCGGCTGCGGCGTGGGCCTGCTGCCCAGCTGGATACGGTCGCTGGATTTCCGCGGCGTGCGCTTCTGCGAAGTGGCCGATGGCCAGGAGCTGCCCAGTTTCGACCTGAGCGCCATCTGGCCCGCGCGCTCCGTGCCGACGCTGGCCGACCTGTTCGCCAGCCTGGACCTGGGCCCGCATCCGGCATCGGGATGA